One stretch of Clavelina lepadiformis chromosome 6, kaClaLepa1.1, whole genome shotgun sequence DNA includes these proteins:
- the LOC143462554 gene encoding GTP-binding protein 2-like, whose amino-acid sequence MEKAESTTAVLSIHENKSVKVIKALKGQDMLDWENGQLPPEKEEGNVEYKLKLINPTTSRLEHLVTQMKWRLQEGQGEAIYKIGVEDGGVCAGLSDNELKSTMNTLEEMAKRLGAALTVLRKREVNSEALGERKQVAEVLVRRVPDDQQFLDIRVTVVGNADAGKSTLLGVLTQGELDNGRGQARLNLFRHLHEIQSGRTSCISHEILGFDSKGKVVNYAETKTAEDICAASSKIITFIDLAGHHKYLKTTVFGLTSNHPDFAVLVVSANRGVAGTTREHLGLAMALGVPIVAVVTKIDLCPESISERACRQLEQLLSSPVCGRIPFRVRTEDDAYTAAAGMAGIGSNVVPLFKVSSMSGENLSLLTRFFNVLPPQKNAREQEKLMQKPAEFQVDEVYSVPEVGPVVGGTLLHGTITENDHLIIGPSTLGHYFPVTVTTIHRNRAPCRVVRAGQAASLSLGNVDKNDIRKGMVMVSNKIHPGSCMRFDASVFLLYHPTSALSEGCQSTVHVGNVRQTAIVERIHNENNSLNRNEQASVTFHFACYPEHLRVGSTLLFREQTTKGIGQVTKVYPYNPSDRLTPKRHRKCGGSLSPDRTTSSPSQSLSNAADLSLGEDNTSEPSSPTLNPVSRKRQHIER is encoded by the exons ATGGAAAAAGCAGAAAGCACAACTGCTGTCTTATCtattcatgaaaataaaagtgtaaaaGTCATAAAGGCCTTGAAAGGACAAGACATGCTTGACTGGGAAAATGGACAACTTCCTCCTGAG AAGGAGGAAGGGAACGTTGAGTACAAGTTGAAGCTTATTAATCCCACAACATCCCGCCTTGAGCATTTAGTGACCCAAATGAAATGGAGATTGCAAGAAGGGCAGGGTGAAGCAATTTACAAAATCGGCGTTGAAGATGGAGGTGTCTGTGCCGGTCTTAGTGACAACGAATTGAAATCTACTATGAATACACTGGAGGAAATGGCCAAGCG ACTTGGAGCAGCATTGACAGTTCTCCGCAAACGTGAAGTCAATTCTGAAGCTTTGGGTGAACGAAAGCAAGTTGCTGAAGTTCTTGTACGTCGTGTGCCTGACGATCAACAG TTTTTGGACATTCGTGTGACTGTTGTTGGCAATGCTGATGCTGGAAAGTCGACATTGCTTGGTGTACTCACGCAAGGTGAACTTGACAACGGTAGAGGACAAGCAAGATTAAACCTCTTTCGTCATCTTCATGAAATACAGTCAGGTCGAACATCATGCATAAGTCATGAAATACTTGGATTTGATAGCAAGGGAAAG GTGGTAAATTATGCAGAAACAAAAACTGCTGAAGACATCTGTGCAGCCTCATCTAAGATAATCACTTTCATCGATCTTGCTGGTCACCACAAGTATCTTAAGACCACAGTATTTGGCTTAACTTCTAATCACCCAGATTTTGCTGTGTTAGTTGTCAGCGCAAATCGTGGAGTAG CTGGGACTACACGGGAACATCTAGGACTTGCTATGGCTCTTGGTGTGCCAATTGTTGCAGTTGTAACTAAAATTGATCTCTGTCCTGAATCAATATCTGAAAGAGCTTGCCGTCAACTTGAGCAGCTGCTGTCTTCTCCAGTTTGTGGTCGTATTCCATTTCGTGTTCGTACTGAAGATGATGCATATACAGCAGCAGCTGGGATGGCTGGAATTGG GTCAAATGTTGTTCCGTTGTTCAAAGTTTCTTCTATGTCTGGTgaaaatctttctttgttaacaagattttttaatgttttgccTCCACAAAAGAATGCACGTGAACAGGAAAAATTAATGCAAAAACCCGCAGAATTTCag GTTGATGAAGTGTACTCCGTACCAGAAGTTGGACCAGTTGTAGGTGGTACTTTACTTCATGGGACCATTACTGAGAATGACCACCTGATAATTGGCCCTTCTACACTTGGTCACTACTTCCCTGTTACTGTTACCACAATCCATCGAAATCGTGCTCCATGTAGGGTGGTCCGGGCTGGTCAAGCTGCATCTCTGTCTCTTGGAAACGTGGACAAAAATGATATTCGAAAG GGCATGGTTATGGTGAGCAACAAAATCCACCCTGGATCTTGCATGAGGTTTGATGCATCCGTATTTTTGCTTTATCACCCGACCAGTGCACTTTCAGAAGGGTGTCAGTCTACAGTACATGTCGGCAATGTCAGGCAAACTGCAATTGTTGAACGTATTCATAATGAAAAT AATTCCCTTAATCGGAATGAGCAAGCCAGTGTCACGTTTCACTTTGCATGTTACCCTGAACATCTGCGTGTTGGTTCAACCCTTCTCTTTCGAGAGCAGACCACCAAAGGAATTGGCCAAGTTACCAAGGTGTACCCTTACAACCCTTCCGATCGTCTTACCCCAAAGCGACACCGAAAGTGTGGAGGTTCGTTGAGTCCCGATCGTACAACGTCTTCCCCAAGTCAATCACTTTCGAATGCGGCTGATTTGTCTTTAGGAGAAGATAATACTTCTGAACCTTCATCTCCAACTTTAAATCCTGTGTCACGAAAACGCCAACACATTGAAAGATAG
- the LOC143462955 gene encoding uncharacterized protein LOC143462955 isoform X2: MDTLKRMPLQEQNINTSHEKTIEKDDLGKPVKKTLVTSKSESENFPMQHDVSYFRNLVNKERMKLTNLCDEWKQCQLEVTDSINVDRIMGDIRTVVGQANLIMDERFTQFQGLIDHCELGTSEKPVKCLDLQGFWDMVHVQVEDVDRKFAELKTQKENSWNVEALAVAKKCRTKKKIFKKNAANPRKSDGTAEAKRAEARKRLAAAKAALKKEPEVTFNAGFFTVESPARSITCCAKTPSSKERKRLATPSSDNFLHGRYLRKLVEAAAPDLKKSLQFENDEDDVVVEKKQNIETDLCEIKADIKDAPLISNKPKTCKVEAREIAVQTDKTCESALEEAFERVSKEFKLIQETQIKMQSHLSQKEAVSKAQCLEMEKGLCMSRNEIDSNAKAGDSDTIYADESYTAHYRRLLMKVQLLEAELSSYQKLKAVLELSQSKWVSTLKLFEVKKSEMETYHEKVKLRESALRERENKENKELIQLRQVNKEQIDEIVSLKQKLVQIEDVSEKLVFSIQMNESLANDCDQFQKKCHKLESETIKLQKELTEKCSELEVVEENMLSLQQNRKTQEEEHSQEKSFWLQEKEMLQNQLTNTEKMVEDTKNLLEKAKTKSNEHVNKINTLSAELATTEMKTKKLQDEVDITKADTRLAIIEQQQEVKSCECQLRGLSTSMEKFLAKLKCIDTGKETWSDYKTLMQDAAKTPSKSLVVSALLQKSGDGSFDDWSPVVKSDGKAEACLYSLTEQVVVLMNDIIKNAREVALHHNQEVLQLQSEKSALVSKVELLKNDISKRDNQDNSIELSLRRRLNDVIAQRDLYLQALKKSEQDGKNVAPYRC; encoded by the exons ATGGATACCTTGAAACGAATGCCACTTCAAGAGCAAAACATTAACACATCTCATGAAAAGACAATTGAAAAAGATGACTTGGGCAAACCAGTAAAGAAAACTTTGGTTACATCCAAAAGCGAATCAGAAAATTTCCCAATGCAACATGATGTTTCCTATTTTCG TAACTTGGTCAACAAAGAACGGATGAAATTGACAAACTTGTGTGATGAATGGAAGCAATGTCAGCTAGAAGTTACCGATAGTATAAACGTGGATCGCATAAtg GGTGACATTCGAACTGTGGTTGGGCAGGCTAACCTCATTATGGATGAAAGATTTACTCAGTTTCAAGGTCTTATTGATCACTGTGAACTTGGCACAAGTGAAAAGCCAGTGAAATGTTTAGACCTACAAGGCTTCTGGGACATGGTACATGTTCAG GTTGAAGATGTAGATCGAAAATTTGCTGAacttaaaacacaaaaagaaaacagctGGAATGTTGAAGCGCTTGCTGTTGCAAAAAAATGTCgaacaaagaagaaaatttttaaaaagaatgcAGCTA ACCCCAGAAAATCTGATGGAACAGCAGAAGCTAAAAGAGCAGAAGCAAGAAAGCGCTTGGCTGCTGCCAAAGCTGCTTTAAAGAAGGAACCTGAAGTTACATTTAATGCTGGATTTTTCACG gTTGAGAGCCCAGCTCGGTCTATTACTTGTTGTGCAAAAACACCAAGCAGTAAAGAACGCAAGAGGTTGGCTACACCCTCATCAGACAACTTTCTACACGGTCGTTACCTGAGAAAGCTTGTTGAAGCAGCCGCACCTGATCTTAAGAAAAGTCTTCAGTTTGAAAATGATGAGGATGATGTTGTTGTTGAAAAGAAGCAAAACATTGAAACTGACCTGTGTGAAATAAAAGCTGATATTAAAG ATGCCCCTCTCATTTCCAACAAACCTAAAACATGTAAAGTTGAAGCCAGAGAAATTGCAGTTCAAACAG ATAAAACGTGCGAATCAGCCTTGGAAGAGGCTTTTGAAAGGGTGTCAAAAGAATTCAAACTAATCCAGGAAACTCAGATCAAAATGCAAAGCCATTTATCACAGAAAGAG GCTGTTAGCAAAGCACAATGTCTAGAAATGGAAAAAGGTTTATGTATGTCCAGAAATGAGATAGATTCAAATGCAAAAGCTGGTGATAGTGACACTATTTATGCTGATG AGTCGTATACGGCACATTATAGAAGACTGCTGATGAAAGTACAGCTTCTAGAAGCAGAGCTGTCTTCATATCAGAAGCTTAAAGCTGTTCTAGAATTAAGTCAAAGTAAATGGGTAAGCACTCTCAAATTGTTTGAAGTAAAGAAGAGCGAAATGGAAACCTACcatgaaaaagtaaaactgaGAGAATCTGCCTTACGGGAAAGGGAGAACAAAGAAAATAAG GAGTTAATACAACTGCGTCAAGTAAACAAGGAACAGATTGATGAAATTGTCAGTCTTAAACAGAAGCTTGTGCAAATTGAAGATGTATCAGAAAAACTAGTATTTTCAATACAGATGAATGAATCTCTTGCAAATg ATTGTGATCAATTTCAGAAGAAGTGCCACAAGTTAGAATCTGAAACCATCAAGCTACAGAAGGAACTTACTGAAAAGTGCAGTGAACTTGAAGTTGTGGAGGAGAACATGTTGTCACTGCAACAGAATAGGAAAACTCAAGAAGAAGAACATTCCCAAGAAAAATCT TTTTGGCTGCAAGAAAAGGAAATGTTACAGAATCAACTCACTAACACTGAGAAAATGGTCGAAGACACAAAAAATCTTctggaaaaagcaaaaacaaaatcgaATGAAcatgtaaacaaaattaacacaTTGTCGGCAGAATTAGCAACCACAGA GATGAAGACAAAGAAATTACAAGATGAAGTTGATATCACTAAGGCAGACACCAGACTTGCGATAATAGAACAACAGCAAGAAGTGAAAAGCTGTGAATGTCAATTGAGGGGACTTTCTACCTCTATGGAGAAATTCTTGGCAAAACTCAAATGTATAGACACGG GAAAAGAAACATGGAGTGACTACAAAACTTTAATGCAAGATGCTGCGAAAACCCCTTCGAAATCACTGGTTGTATCAGCACTATTACAAAAGTCTGGTGATGGTAGTTTTGACGACTGGTCACCAGTTGTTAAGTCTGATGG GAAAGCAGAAGCATGCTTATATTCACTCACTGAACAGGTCGTGGTTTTGATGAATGACATTATTAAAAATGCGCGGGAGGTTGCCCTACATCATAATCAGGAAGTTTTGCAACTACAGTCTGAAAA gtCTGCTCTTGTTTCAAAAGTAGAATTATTGAAAAATGATATATCAAAGCGTGATAATCAGGATAACAGCATTGAATTATCTTTACGACGTCGCCTGAATGATGTTATTGCACAGAGGGACTTATATCTGCAGGCTCTAAAAAAATCAGAACAGGATGGAAAAAATGTTGCTCCTTACCGTTGTTAA
- the LOC143462955 gene encoding uncharacterized protein LOC143462955 isoform X1, protein MDTLKRMPLQEQNINTSHEKTIEKDDLGKPVKKTLVTSKSESENFPMQHDVSYFRNLVNKERMKLTNLCDEWKQCQLEVTDSINVDRIMGDIRTVVGQANLIMDERFTQFQGLIDHCELGTSEKPVKCLDLQGFWDMVHVQVEDVDRKFAELKTQKENSWNVEALAVAKKCRTKKKIFKKNAANPRKSDGTAEAKRAEARKRLAAAKAALKKEPEVTFNAGFFTVESPARSITCCAKTPSSKERKRLATPSSDNFLHGRYLRKLVEAAAPDLKKSLQFENDEDDVVVEKKQNIETDLCEIKADIKDAPLISNKPKTCKVEAREIAVQTDKTCESALEEAFERVSKEFKLIQETQIKMQSHLSQKEAVSKAQCLEMEKGLCMSRNEIDSNAKAGDSDTIYADESYTAHYRRLLMKVQLLEAELSSYQKLKAVLELSQSKWVSTLKLFEVKKSEMETYHEKVKLRESALRERENKENKELIQLRQVNKEQIDEIVSLKQKLVQIEDVSEKLVFSIQMNESLANDCDQFQKKCHKLESETIKLQKELTEKCSELEVVEENMLSLQQNRKTQEEEHSQEKSFWLQEKEMLQNQLTNTEKMVEDTKNLLEKAKTKSNEHVNKINTLSAELATTEMKTKKLQDEVDITKADTRLAIIEQQQEVKSCECQLRGLSTSMEKFLAKLKCIDTAGKETWSDYKTLMQDAAKTPSKSLVVSALLQKSGDGSFDDWSPVVKSDGKAEACLYSLTEQVVVLMNDIIKNAREVALHHNQEVLQLQSEKSALVSKVELLKNDISKRDNQDNSIELSLRRRLNDVIAQRDLYLQALKKSEQDGKNVAPYRC, encoded by the exons ATGGATACCTTGAAACGAATGCCACTTCAAGAGCAAAACATTAACACATCTCATGAAAAGACAATTGAAAAAGATGACTTGGGCAAACCAGTAAAGAAAACTTTGGTTACATCCAAAAGCGAATCAGAAAATTTCCCAATGCAACATGATGTTTCCTATTTTCG TAACTTGGTCAACAAAGAACGGATGAAATTGACAAACTTGTGTGATGAATGGAAGCAATGTCAGCTAGAAGTTACCGATAGTATAAACGTGGATCGCATAAtg GGTGACATTCGAACTGTGGTTGGGCAGGCTAACCTCATTATGGATGAAAGATTTACTCAGTTTCAAGGTCTTATTGATCACTGTGAACTTGGCACAAGTGAAAAGCCAGTGAAATGTTTAGACCTACAAGGCTTCTGGGACATGGTACATGTTCAG GTTGAAGATGTAGATCGAAAATTTGCTGAacttaaaacacaaaaagaaaacagctGGAATGTTGAAGCGCTTGCTGTTGCAAAAAAATGTCgaacaaagaagaaaatttttaaaaagaatgcAGCTA ACCCCAGAAAATCTGATGGAACAGCAGAAGCTAAAAGAGCAGAAGCAAGAAAGCGCTTGGCTGCTGCCAAAGCTGCTTTAAAGAAGGAACCTGAAGTTACATTTAATGCTGGATTTTTCACG gTTGAGAGCCCAGCTCGGTCTATTACTTGTTGTGCAAAAACACCAAGCAGTAAAGAACGCAAGAGGTTGGCTACACCCTCATCAGACAACTTTCTACACGGTCGTTACCTGAGAAAGCTTGTTGAAGCAGCCGCACCTGATCTTAAGAAAAGTCTTCAGTTTGAAAATGATGAGGATGATGTTGTTGTTGAAAAGAAGCAAAACATTGAAACTGACCTGTGTGAAATAAAAGCTGATATTAAAG ATGCCCCTCTCATTTCCAACAAACCTAAAACATGTAAAGTTGAAGCCAGAGAAATTGCAGTTCAAACAG ATAAAACGTGCGAATCAGCCTTGGAAGAGGCTTTTGAAAGGGTGTCAAAAGAATTCAAACTAATCCAGGAAACTCAGATCAAAATGCAAAGCCATTTATCACAGAAAGAG GCTGTTAGCAAAGCACAATGTCTAGAAATGGAAAAAGGTTTATGTATGTCCAGAAATGAGATAGATTCAAATGCAAAAGCTGGTGATAGTGACACTATTTATGCTGATG AGTCGTATACGGCACATTATAGAAGACTGCTGATGAAAGTACAGCTTCTAGAAGCAGAGCTGTCTTCATATCAGAAGCTTAAAGCTGTTCTAGAATTAAGTCAAAGTAAATGGGTAAGCACTCTCAAATTGTTTGAAGTAAAGAAGAGCGAAATGGAAACCTACcatgaaaaagtaaaactgaGAGAATCTGCCTTACGGGAAAGGGAGAACAAAGAAAATAAG GAGTTAATACAACTGCGTCAAGTAAACAAGGAACAGATTGATGAAATTGTCAGTCTTAAACAGAAGCTTGTGCAAATTGAAGATGTATCAGAAAAACTAGTATTTTCAATACAGATGAATGAATCTCTTGCAAATg ATTGTGATCAATTTCAGAAGAAGTGCCACAAGTTAGAATCTGAAACCATCAAGCTACAGAAGGAACTTACTGAAAAGTGCAGTGAACTTGAAGTTGTGGAGGAGAACATGTTGTCACTGCAACAGAATAGGAAAACTCAAGAAGAAGAACATTCCCAAGAAAAATCT TTTTGGCTGCAAGAAAAGGAAATGTTACAGAATCAACTCACTAACACTGAGAAAATGGTCGAAGACACAAAAAATCTTctggaaaaagcaaaaacaaaatcgaATGAAcatgtaaacaaaattaacacaTTGTCGGCAGAATTAGCAACCACAGA GATGAAGACAAAGAAATTACAAGATGAAGTTGATATCACTAAGGCAGACACCAGACTTGCGATAATAGAACAACAGCAAGAAGTGAAAAGCTGTGAATGTCAATTGAGGGGACTTTCTACCTCTATGGAGAAATTCTTGGCAAAACTCAAATGTATAGACACGG CAGGAAAAGAAACATGGAGTGACTACAAAACTTTAATGCAAGATGCTGCGAAAACCCCTTCGAAATCACTGGTTGTATCAGCACTATTACAAAAGTCTGGTGATGGTAGTTTTGACGACTGGTCACCAGTTGTTAAGTCTGATGG GAAAGCAGAAGCATGCTTATATTCACTCACTGAACAGGTCGTGGTTTTGATGAATGACATTATTAAAAATGCGCGGGAGGTTGCCCTACATCATAATCAGGAAGTTTTGCAACTACAGTCTGAAAA gtCTGCTCTTGTTTCAAAAGTAGAATTATTGAAAAATGATATATCAAAGCGTGATAATCAGGATAACAGCATTGAATTATCTTTACGACGTCGCCTGAATGATGTTATTGCACAGAGGGACTTATATCTGCAGGCTCTAAAAAAATCAGAACAGGATGGAAAAAATGTTGCTCCTTACCGTTGTTAA